The stretch of DNA AtgggttttgttttgtttttatgtttttgtttatctttatGATCCTTTTGATGTTCTGTTGTCGATTTTCGGTTTTGATACGTTTACACGATTCTACACTCTCCAAATTGTTGGTTTCTTGGTTGAACCCTCGTTCACGGTTTTCTTTGAATTCTCATGAACCGTTCATGCAAATGGTGAAAATCGAAACGAGGCACATTTCATGGTAACATCACGTGGAGTCAATGTTATTTGGAAGTCCTCggaatttttttctcattgcCATTGTGTGAGAGTcctggtattttttttttctcattgtcTCTTGTGTGTTTGAATTACTACTCTGTTATAAACGTGAATGCGGTGATAGCTTCATCTGAAATTTGCAGTTCAAGAAATTAAACTTTCTATCTTTTTAatctgattttattttattttcaggtAAAAAGCGTGGAAGAGGGTTTTCTGGGTTCATGGCACCCGGGGACGGTGGTCCGTTGCGAGAAGCAGAAGCGTTATGTAAAATATGACAATATTCTAGATGATGATGAATCAGATTACCTTGTGGATGGGGTGTGTGTTTCAGCTGTTTTGGATGGTCACAGTTCTTCCGATTTTAGCAATGAACAAGGATTCATCAGACCTTTGCCTCCTCCGTTTGAGTTTGGGGAGAGGGACCTTCCGTTTGGTCTGTGTGTTGATGTAAATTATCAAGAAGGCTGGTGGGAAGGAGTTATATTTGATCACTGCAATGGAATGGGGGAGAGGAGCGTGCTCTTCCCAGATTTGGGCGATGAAATGAAGGTAGGAACTCATCAATTGCGGATAACTCAGGATTGGGATGAAGCTACTGAGAATTGGGAGCCACGAGGGAAGTGGGTGTTCCTTGAAGTAGTTCAGGAGTGTGAAAAGGAATCCTTTGTTGCAGTTTCAGTGAAGCAAATATGGTATGATATAAGGACTAGGGAGGATTTTGACAACATAAAACATTGGACTTGTAATGATAAGGATTTGTGGAGAGCCCTTGTAGAGGAGGTGGTTGGTGACTACTATGTTCTCACACTGGAAGAAGTTTTCCCTGCTTTAAACCTTCCTGAGGATTTCCTGAAAGAAACACCAGAACTGAACTCAGTTGAACCTACTGACAACATTCACTGTGATGCTGCACACACTAATGCATTTGGTTCTGACACTGGAGTTTCTGATAGCCCTATGGAAAAAAGTGATAGCATCATTTGCTTTAAAGAGGAATACGATAGAGATCCTTTGATGGATGGGGCATCAGAGAAGAAAATTATTGTGCAGGAGGAACCTGTATCTGCTGTTCAGGAGATCATGACTGGTGCTGGTGAAATAAAGCAGAATGGTAGTTGTTGCTCAAAGAAGAGAAAACGCAGAAGCTCAGTGTCCGTTAGTTGGAAACCTGTGGCACTGACCAAGGTTGAATTCTGTCCTGATGTTGTTAACCAGTATTTACTTGGATGTGGTAGCAAGACCATTAGGGAACTTTTGAAGATTAAGGTATGGAAGCATCTAGCATATCTTGGATGGAAAATTGAGTGGACAGAAGATAGGCATCATCCTGGAAGAGGACGCTACAGGTACATGTCACCTGATGCACAGGACGAGAAGCTTTACTATTCAATTATTCAAGTTTTGACACATATGCAATTGAAGTCCAACGTGAACACTATGCATCCCCAAGTTGACCAAAGTAGGATCGGTTCTGCAAATGGCTCTAACAATTCACTTTTGCTTTCAGACCAGGATCTAGATGTTTGTCCTCCAAAGGGAAGTGTTGGGCATGTTGATAGTGATGATCTATCGCAAACCTTGTCCCAATTTCTTCGAAAAAAGCCTGAATTGCGTAGTGCTTCACCAGCAAATGTATCAACTGAGAATAGAAAACATAAACACTCCAGGAATTCAAAGGCCATCATGCCAAAGTGTGACAGGAAAGGGTCACGACGACCACGACCAGAATGTCTAAGATCAAGCAAAAGGGTGCTGTCTGCTCCAACTGTGTCACAACAACGACCTCAAAATGTTCTGTCTTGGTTAATAGATAGGGAGATACTGATGCCAAGATGTAAGGTCTATTACTGGGAAGAAGGAGGAAGTAACACTGATTCAGCTCAGGGGAGGGTTACTTATGATGGGATTAAGTGTAGCTGTTGCCAGAAAATATATGGTATTCGGGGCTTTGTAAATCATGCTGGTGGAAGTGGTGAGTGCAAGCCTGCTGCCAGCATATTTTTGAAGGATGGTAGGTCACTCTTAGATTGCATGATAGAAGCAATGCACGATGATAGAACAAGGGAAGATATGAACAAACCATGCAATGATCTGTTGAGAGGAGAGAATGACGACATTTGTTCTGTCTGTCAATATGGTGGTGAACTTATTTTATGCGACCAATGTCCATCCGCATTTCATTGGACATGTCTTGGTTTGAATGTATGTtaactgtttttcttttcaatcatGCCAATTAACTGCTATCTTAGTGTTCTATTTCCTCTCCTTTTTCTAATTTCTGGTTACTGCAATTCATTACTTTCATATATGAATAACTGGTCTTGCATTTGGCTGATTTTCCTCTACATGTGTAGGATATCCCTCATGGTGACTGGTTTTGCCCATCATGTTGTTGTGCGATTTGCAGCCAAATCAAAACAGAAGGGTCTGAGAATGTACCTTTTCTTACTTGCATTCAATGTGAACGTAAATGTAAGTTGATTTGCatatttggttcaaaatttccaaaattcCTTTCTTAAGTTTTGTTCTTGTGGATGACGGTAAATGTTGATCAATAGTGTAATGTTTATACTATCTTTTGTCAACTCTATGTAGACCACGTTGGATgcttgaaaaatagagaaaaggaTAAGTCAAGAAGATATATGGAAAATTGGTTGTGTGGAGAAGAGTGTGAACAGGTACATCAAATCCAcctcttttttcttctataattaGGAGAAATTTAATCTTAATCTGCATGGAATTAATTAATCTTCTTTATCTCCTTTCAggctttcttttctttccttttctgcTTTTCTATTTATTGTGGTTTTACATTCATTGAAAGCATCACcctatttatataaaaacaaaattgaattgtTGTCGATTCTTCCCCATATGTAATTCTGGTTAACATTTCAACATGAGATTTTGTTTGAACTGATGATTTCTTGTCCAAGAGTGAGTTCTTTATCAGGTCACGTGTGCTTTAGTATATAGTTTGCATTTTAATAGCTAATTAGGCTGTCAACAATGGAAGATTTACAGGATGTGTATGTGTTGTTAAGACGGTATGTCTTAAGACATGGCAAGAAGAACACAGTTATATTTAAGGCTCGGTGTCTTCATTATATACTGCTATTAACATTcatttttgtatatttgttGCAGATATATGCAGGCCTACAAAGTCTATTAGGAAAGCCACTTATTGTGGGTCCGAACAATCTAACTTGGACACTGGAGAAGCTTAACAACTCTGAGAGTTCTGATGTTGGCAGTTCTCTGAATGACTTATTGGCAGAGAAATACAGCAAACTCAGTGTTGCACTTTCGGTGATGCATGAGTGTTTTGATCCCCTAAAGAACCCTTTCACTGGTAGAGATATCATTGATGATGTTATATTCAACTCTAGGTCTGACATTCTTATCATTTTATTCATGTTCATTATGTTTAAAAGAATTATGTGCGTATATTGTGTTTGTGTCATGCTCAGTTCTTTCTTGTAGCATCCTGAGTTGAATATGTAAATCTTTGGCTTAGATTCCATTCATCACATTTCTATATTAGCTGCTGGAAGCTTTTTTCAAGAGTAAATAGCAGTGGCTAATTTAGGTATACATAATTTTCAACTAAAATTTCAAGATTTGGTTATCAATGTGAATTAAACAATGCCTTCTGTCCTTGGTCATTGTGGAATTCTCTGCTCATCATTGTGAATAGTTAGCTAGTTTTTGAAGACTAAAGCAAGGATTTACTAATGGATTTGTTCATTACATTGTTTATGTTCATGATTTGTTATATCCTCAGAGTCAGTGTCTGATATCTGTATTTGGAAATTTGTAGGTCTGAGCTCAATCGATTGAATTTCCAGGGTTTCTACATTGTACTTCTGGAGCAAAATGAAGAATTGATTAGTGTAGCAACTATTAGGTGAGTGAAGGATTGTGCTACTACTAAGTATGAAGCAGTGATTTTTCATGAAATGGAATTgcatttttgcagtttttatACTTGGTCTTTTCATGGTCTTCTGACGTGCCATTTCATTTTATAGGGTGTTTGGACAGAAAGTAGCTGAGGTACCACTTGTAGGTACCAGAATACAATATCGTCGACTAGGAATGTGTCGCATTTTAATGAATGAGCTTGAAAAGGTAACATAAAAGGCATGCAAATGTATGCTACTCTGCTTATTTCTCTTACAGAAGTTACTATCACTACTGCATTGTTCCGGTTCAAATTAGTAATAGCAGctataaaaaaaagttcaaattaaTTACAATGTCAGATCTTACATGAAAGTTTAGGATCATTTTCTCacttgaaattttcttttatcagaaCCTCATGCAACTGGGAGTGGAGAGGCTAGTTTTGCCTGCTGTTCCTGCTGTGCTAGAAACTTGGACAAAATCTTTTGGCTTTGCACAGATGTCAAATTTCGACAGGTCACAATTCTTGGACTGTGCTTTCCTAGATTTTCAGGAAACTGTCATGTGCCAGAAGTTGCTGACAAGGATTCCCTCACCCCAGTCAGGTGTAACAAGAGGTTTGCACTTGAAAACAGATTTTTGTTGGTTCTTCTTGTTTTATCTATAAAAGAGATATACCATGTTTCTCACTACGTAAACTAAAACTCTGATCTTTCATGTTGCAGAAACTCAACGAAAAGCACACGATGTTTTTACTCTTAGATGTAGAATTGAGTTTGAGAAGTCCAGTTCAGCATCAGAAGTAGACCAAGCTGAAGAGATAGAGAGAAGTAGGATGGATCAGCAAGTGGTGgagtgtgtttcaactcttccAACTTCATAATCTGATATTTACAAAGATTTTTATAATGTAGTGATTAGTTGATATTGTGGAAAAGGAGACTAAATAAAATGGAGAAACAAACTCAAATTTGGaatattgtttttcatttgttaTCATAAACTAGAAGTGTATGATTAAGTGTAAAATTAAGATGTCAAAATACAACTACTTTTTCTTAAGCATAGTGTCTTTGTCAAATCTACACGGATATGGGAAAAGCTCTTATAAGTagatttgttttcttcttatcaAAGTTTTTTTCTACTCTGATGTTTGGTAAAATGATCAACGGTTATAAAATAggtttttctgtttttctatCCAAAGTTAAAATGTCCCATTGTTTTCTAGtcaacttaaatttttatattactttttttgtgattttactATAATAGTGACTTTTAAGACAAGCACACAAAAGGTGgctaacgtttttttttttttttttttttgttgatgaataaaccgcattaaattcatattaaagCAAGGAGATTATTGTTAATAAAAgctttaattagaaattaaaaggGTGTATAAAGTTActataaaaagaaatagtttacgcagtttttaattttgtagattttttttccGTTACAAAATGCCGGAATATCTTTTGTATCGAGGAATATGTTGTAGAATCATAAGCACTTTTATGAAagatattttacaattttaatacatttttaagagtttatttttcttatgtgCATCTAttgaaacaacaacaaaaatgatCGTagtttactataattaattaataaaaataaaaataaaagattaataaaaaaatagatgagttgattatttttttaatttatataatcttgtataaaatgtattaaatatgataacaataattatcTGTGGGAGTAACTTTAGAATCAATACTAAGGATGATAACGACCTATATTGGTggtttacaaaaaaataaagtgagaTAGACCGAAAATCTTAACTTATCCTATAGTAACTtactgaatttttattttatttgttactgTAATtcgttattttatatatatatatatatatatatatatatatatatatatataatattaatacagttattcaaaataataactataataatataaaatatatacagaatctaagaatttttttaaaaagaaaaaaattacatctaTAGAACCTTAATAACCCTCATCACTACTCAGCTGTTTCACTGATACCCATTGTAGGAGTATCCTTACATGCACTCTTCTCTACACACAATTAAGTAACCATTGCAAAAGAGAcaaccaaacacaagcaaaacaaaacacacaacatGATACGCTaatgtgaaaaaagaaatatatgcaTAAAAATTTAGATCATACCAAACGCCTCCTAtcacaatataaaacatgtctATGTTTATAATTAACAAGCAGTTGACACTAAACTTAATTATCCAAATACATGCACTTGACATCAGACTCACTGGTGGTGTGTACCTGTAGTGGTTCCCAAATTTTGCAGAGTTTGACCTCAAGGGATTATCGCCAACCATACACAACGTAAATCCCCTCCGCGTCTAACACCAAACAAGTCCAGTGACTAGGATCTCCttctactctcaccacataacttACTCTATTCTACTCTATACACTAAAAATATCACCACTTAAAATTTCTCTTTAAAATTCCTTCAATACCATAGTATTCTACTTCAATCTACATCAacgaaaattataaaatcaaattatcatcAACCACAGAACTTccaaaaataaccaaattaggATAACAGGCAAAACAGGGCATCTAGCGTTTAGAGCTCAGCACCATAGAGCCAAAAATGCTCCCAAACCTGCAGCACTAACACTCAACAGTATTTGGGCTACGCTCAGTGCCAAACAACTCAAAACGTAGCGCTCAGATGTGAAACATGCCACTCAATGCCATACCAgatatcaacattttcatttttggaTTTTTGGACAATCAGGACGGTTTCATAGCTCAAATTGGTACTTCTCCTTTAGGTATTGATCCAAGATGGTTTTTAAATCATAGTAGCTAGTACCAATTTGATCAATGACTAAAATTCCATCTTTCCCCAATTAccacaaaatcaaacaattaaacATACCCAAATGATTAAACAAAATTCAACATATCACAAGCATATAAACAAAATAGATCTACCACAACAACTTAGTTTAATCATCAAAGCTCAAATCAACCACAAACATGCATCATCAAATTCACGCGGGAAGCCACTAGTTTCCCTTACCCTAAGGGATCAACCCCAAGATTCTAAAACAACAACCATCCTTCAACTCACAGGATACTCTATCTATACATAAAACATCACAAACATGATCAGATCATAACATGATTTGTGATCGACAAAgactcaaaaagaaaaatgaaacacATGCAACCATGAGATAGCCACATGTAGGCTGGATCAAACAGAGACAACAAGAATAGGCGAAAATCTAACTTATCACAGACAAAGAAATTGATTGGTTGATCTTGATCAGTCGTAAGGAACAATCCTAGTGTTTCTGATCTTCAGAAAGGCGGACGGATGATGAAAAGACCTAAAGACAAGGAAGAGAGTTCTTAGAAAGAGGTTTTTAAAGAAGTGAAgtttttctaaataatgaaattcctttgtgaaatttctatttatagttaagcattttattattaaaattaataaggtttcattattttaaaacactctcACTCTTAAAACATGGTTTTCTAggttctcatatatatatatatatatatatatatatatatatatatatatatacttatttaataaaaaaattaaattatagattaatttataagttaaattattttattgtaatttatatctaaaatttaatttataaactttaatgatttaatttataatactattgtatatttatactttttaaataatataataacaaacttaattttttaattttaattttcaatttgaaaaaaacaGACGGATGACTAAATTGTCATTATGCTTTAtgatttatttgattaattatttcaattaggATGTCTAGTGTTAGGGTTAAGTGTTTCATTAATTAACTAGGCATTTCATTCCTAGgagtttaattatattaatttttgagTGTGCGTAGGTTTCCGGCGTTAATTTGTTAAAGTCATATTAGGATGAGTTCCATTAATTAACTAACTACTTAATTGGGACTTTTAATACTAGGAgttttactttataattttttatttttcatcttagcTTTACATCGtgacatttttaaaatgaaaatattgattacCTTTAAAACTatacaatgaaaataaaatttaaaatgaccaATAAAACTAATTCAATGATAAATTTGCATTAAATAGAAAGGCTGTTAGCCTCTCTTTttgttattgaaaaaataaataaaggttgCAACTTAGTCCTGTTgtctattaaaagaaaaacagaaaactTATTATGGTATTTGCATGAgtttatattaaagaaaatggattattataaataaaagctTCAATTACAAATTAGAAGGAAATGACTTTAAATAATAAAgtgtaatttaataaatataacaaaatattttatgaaatttctagttttgcagtttttttttctatcaagtaactct from Vigna unguiculata cultivar IT97K-499-35 chromosome 8, ASM411807v1, whole genome shotgun sequence encodes:
- the LOC114195068 gene encoding uncharacterized protein LOC114195068, which codes for MDVDGGEKCYESTKRKRGSRKKKLLVNDRVEVKSVEEGFLGSWHPGTVVRCEKQKRYVKYDNILDDDESDYLVDGVCVSAVLDGHSSSDFSNEQGFIRPLPPPFEFGERDLPFGLCVDVNYQEGWWEGVIFDHCNGMGERSVLFPDLGDEMKVGTHQLRITQDWDEATENWEPRGKWVFLEVVQECEKESFVAVSVKQIWYDIRTREDFDNIKHWTCNDKDLWRALVEEVVGDYYVLTLEEVFPALNLPEDFLKETPELNSVEPTDNIHCDAAHTNAFGSDTGVSDSPMEKSDSIICFKEEYDRDPLMDGASEKKIIVQEEPVSAVQEIMTGAGEIKQNGSCCSKKRKRRSSVSVSWKPVALTKVEFCPDVVNQYLLGCGSKTIRELLKIKVWKHLAYLGWKIEWTEDRHHPGRGRYRYMSPDAQDEKLYYSIIQVLTHMQLKSNVNTMHPQVDQSRIGSANGSNNSLLLSDQDLDVCPPKGSVGHVDSDDLSQTLSQFLRKKPELRSASPANVSTENRKHKHSRNSKAIMPKCDRKGSRRPRPECLRSSKRVLSAPTVSQQRPQNVLSWLIDREILMPRCKVYYWEEGGSNTDSAQGRVTYDGIKCSCCQKIYGIRGFVNHAGGSGECKPAASIFLKDGRSLLDCMIEAMHDDRTREDMNKPCNDLLRGENDDICSVCQYGGELILCDQCPSAFHWTCLGLNDIPHGDWFCPSCCCAICSQIKTEGSENVPFLTCIQCERKYHVGCLKNREKDKSRRYMENWLCGEECEQIYAGLQSLLGKPLIVGPNNLTWTLEKLNNSESSDVGSSLNDLLAEKYSKLSVALSVMHECFDPLKNPFTGRDIIDDVIFNSRSELNRLNFQGFYIVLLEQNEELISVATIRVFGQKVAEVPLVGTRIQYRRLGMCRILMNELEKNLMQLGVERLVLPAVPAVLETWTKSFGFAQMSNFDRSQFLDCAFLDFQETVMCQKLLTRIPSPQSGVTRETQRKAHDVFTLRCRIEFEKSSSASEVDQAEEIERSRMDQQVVECVSTLPTS